The Pristiophorus japonicus isolate sPriJap1 unplaced genomic scaffold, sPriJap1.hap1 HAP1_SCAFFOLD_1564, whole genome shotgun sequence genome contains a region encoding:
- the LOC139243007 gene encoding histone H2A type 1-H-like — translation MEYDKRKQNVFGNIWKIWEEFLILSLNVWIVEISGRGKSGGKARAKAKSRSSRAGLQFPVGRVHRLLRKGNFAERVGAGAPVYMAAVLEYLTAEILEMAGNAARDNKNTCIIPRHPLLAFRNDQQLNKLLGKVTIARGGVLPNIQAVLLPKKTTSASKSK, via the exons ATGGAATATGATAAAAGGAAACAAAACGTATTTGGAAATATTTGG AAGatatgggaggagtttctcattctttctctgaacgtgtggattgtggaaatatctggaagaggaaaaagcggcggtaaagctcgggccaaggccaagtctcgctcctctcgggccggactgcagttccctgtgggccgtgttcacaggctcctgcggaaggggaacttcgctgagcgtgtgggtgccggagccccggtctacatggctgctgtgctcgagtatctgaccgctgaaatcctggagatggccggcaacgcggcccgtgaCAACAAGAATAcctgcatcatccccagacacccgcTGCTGGCCTTCCGCAACGACCagcagctcaacaagctgctgggaaaggtgaccatcgctcggggcggggtgctgcctaatatccaggctgtgctgctgcccaagaaaaccaccagtgcGTCCAAGAGCAAGTAA
- the LOC139243005 gene encoding histone H2B type 1-N-like, with protein MAAGELSAPQNRFRHEKRQESNHETPLKSGKKRRKESYSIYIYKVMKQVHPDTGISAKAMGNMNSVVNDIFERIAGEASRLAHYNKRRTISSREIQTAVRLLLPENAMSEGTKAVTKYTSSK; from the coding sequence atggcggccggtgAGCTCTCTGCCCCGCAAAACAGATTCCGCCACGAAAAGCGCCAAGAAAGTAATCACGAAACCCCACTGAAGAGCGGCAAGAAGCGGagaaaggagagttactccatctacatctacaaagtgatgaagcaggttcaccccgacaccggcatctccgccAAGGCCATGGGcaacatgaactcggttgtgaacgatattttcgagcgcatcgcgggtgaagcttcccgcctggcccattacaacaagcgccgcaccatcagctcccgggagatccagaccgccgtgcgcctgctgctgcccgagaACGccatgtcggaagggacaaaggcggtgaccaagtacaccagctccaagtga